From a single Pelmatolapia mariae isolate MD_Pm_ZW linkage group LG20, Pm_UMD_F_2, whole genome shotgun sequence genomic region:
- the LOC134618323 gene encoding tripartite motif-containing protein 16-like, producing the protein MAQRENQVNRDKLCCSICLDLLKDPVTIPCGHSYCMNCIKSYWDEEDQKETHSCPQCRQTFSPRPALVRNTVIADLVEETKKTGLQAAKADLCHAEHEDVTCDFCTERKLKAVKSCLQCLVSYCEQHLQPHYESSAFKKHKLVDPSQKLQEIMCPRHNEVMKIFCRTDQQCICILCTMDEHKGHDTVSTAAEMNEKQRELKERQQNIERKIKEKEKSVKVLQQEISELRRRKAELEQLSHTEDPTQFLHNYTLLSRLSEAPDSVSINIHPESYTEDVTAAVSETREKLQDNVEWTITAVKETQGNVSYFESEPKTRAEFLKYKCEITFNPNTAHQRVVLGPGLKVKYSHTQTASYDHTDRFTDWPQVLSRESFTGPCYWEVEWSGDDVFISLAYKNISRSGKESVFGNNNSSWALECFSGGYEFRKGNSSTFIKGPQSSRIGVFLNHFKKGSVNYTFLSFYSVSESTRTMTLLHRVATGSTCSLLVGLGVYGGSAKICEILS; encoded by the coding sequence ATGGCGCAGCGAGAAAACCAGGTGAACCGAGACAAACTTTGCTGCTCGATCTGTTTGGATCTCCTGAAGGATCCGGTGACTattccctgtggacacagctactgtatgaactgtattaaaagcTACTGGGATGAAGAGGATCAGAAGGAAACCCACAGCTGTCCTCAGTGCAGACAGACCTTCTCACCGAGGCCTGCTCTGGTGAGAAACACCGTGATAGCAGATTTAGTGGAGGAAAcaaagaagactggactccaagctgctaAAGCTGATCTCTGTCATGCTGAACATGAAGATGTGACCTGTGATTTCTGCACTGAGAGAAAGCTGAAAGCTGTCAAGTCCTGTCTGCAGTGTCTGGTCTCTTACTGTGAGCAGCACCTCCAGCCTCATTATGAATCCTCCGCCtttaagaaacacaagctggtggaCCCCTCCCAGAAGCTCCAGGAGATCATGTGCCCTCGCCAcaatgaggtgatgaagatcTTCTGCCGCACTGATCAACAGTGTATCTGCATTCTTTGCACaatggatgaacataaaggTCACGACACAGTTTCAACTGCAGCAGAGATGAACGAGAAGCAGAGAGAGCTcaaagagagacagcagaacATCGAGAGGAAaattaaagagaaagagaaaagtgtgaaggTCCTGCAGCAGGAGATCTCTGAGCTGAGGAGGAGAAAAGCtgagctggagcagctctcTCACACAGAAGACCCCAcccagtttctacacaactacaCCTTGCTGTCACGTCTCAGTGAAGCTCCAGACTCAGTCAGCATCAATATTCATCCTGAGAGCTACACcgaggatgtgacagcagctgtgtcagagaccAGAGAGAAACTGCAGGACAATGTTGAATGGACCATAACCGCTGTGAAAGAAACTCAAGGGAATGTTTCATACTTTGAGTCAGAGCCCAAGACCAGAGCTGAATTCCtaaaatataaatgtgaaaTCACATTCAACCCAAACACAGCACACCAGCGTGTTGTGCTTGGGCCTGgtttaaaagtgaaatatagtCATACTCAAACAGCCAGCTATGATCACACTGACAGATTTACTGACTGGCCTCAGGTGTTGAGCAGAGAGAGTTTCACAGGAccttgttactgggaggtggagtggagcGGAGATGATGTTTTTATATCATTAGCTTACAAAAACATAAGCAGATCAGGAAAAGAGAGTGTTTTTGGAAACAATAACAGTTCATGGGCGCTGGAGTGTTTCAGTGGTGGTTATGAATTTAGAAAAGGCAACAGCAGCACTTTCATTAAAGGTCCACAGTCCTCGAGAATTGGAGTGTTCctgaatcattttaaaaagggttcAGTTAATTACACttttctgtccttctacagcgtctctgaaaGCACTCgaaccatgactctcctccacagagtcgcTACCGGTAGCACTTGCTCACTCCTTGTTGGGCTCGGGGTATATGGTGGCAGTGCTAAAATCTGTGAGATTTTAAGTTAA
- the LOC134619193 gene encoding endonuclease domain-containing 1 protein-like — translation MVTCKETRAAIIALHKNGFTGKDIVATKIAPKSTIYRIIKNFKERNSILVKKASGRPRKSSKRQDCLLKRIQLWDRSATSAELAQKWQQADLNPIENLWSILKRQVDKQKPTNSDKLQEVIMAEWVAISQDLAQKSIESMPSRIAELPQVKMLKFATGALLLLLSWFGGPVNGEISANLEKCLKFFYENTTPQGISGKGYEGICQIYKNKYRFATMYDRTRRIPLYSAYILSSPDGPRPETPWKIEPQLASLKADKEMEYRKNPDQNVKDSQAVDEDYTNSGYTRGHLAPSGHQNTKEDRIATFTLTNIVPQMEKSNSGPWNVLENQMLTRFEKFCKETMYVITGAIPYESGEHVISKRVQIPEYMWTAYCCPTQQKASFFPTYAAVGRNDPNSKEDIVEKKNKNGYDVKEMSLEDLEKILQKRLNMSGISLFKNKCKK, via the exons ATGGTGACCTGCAAAGAAACGCGTGCAGCCATCATTGCGTTGCATAAAAATGGCTTCACAGGCAAGGATATTGTGGCTACTAAGATTGCACCGAAATCAACAATTTATAGGATCATCAAGAACTTCAAGGAAAGAAATTCAATACTTGTTAAGAAGGCTTCAGGGCGTCCAAGAAAGTCCAGCAAGCGCCAGGATTGTCTCCTAAAGAGGATTCAGCTGTGGGATCGGAGTGCCACCAGTGCAGAGCTTGCTCAGAAATggcagcaggcag ATCTTAATCCCATTGAGAACTTGTGGTCAATCCTCAAGAGGCAGGtggacaaacaaaaacccactaATTCTGACAAACTCCAAGAAGTGATTATGGCAGAATGGGTTGCTATCAGTCAGGATTTGGCCCAGAAGTCGATTGAGAGCATGCCCAGTCGAATTGCAGAG TTGCCTCAAGTAAAGATGCTGAAGTTTGCAACAGGAGCTCTGTTACTTCTCCTCTCTTGGTTTGGTGGACCGGTCAATGGAGAGATCAGTGCCAACTTGGAGAAGTGCCTTAAATTCTTTTATGAAAATACTACACCACAGGGCATCAGTGGAAAGGGCTATGAGGGAATATGTCAGATTTATAAAAATAAGTACCGCTTTGccaccatgtatgacagaacaCGTCGTATACCATTGTACTCTGCCTATATACTCAGTTCTCCAGATGGTCCAAGACCTGAAACACCATGGAAGATTGAACCACAG ctggCATCACTCAAAGCCGACAAAGAAATGGAGTACCGAAAAAATCCTGACCAAAACGTGAAGGACAGCCAGGCAGTTGATGAAGACTACACCAACTCTGGTTATACCAGAGGCCACCTCGCCCCCAGCGGTcaccaaaacacaaaagaagacCGGATTGCTACTTTCACCCTTACAAATATTGTTCCTCAAATGGAAAAGTCCAATAGTGGCCCCTGGAATGTTCTGGAGAACCAGATGTTAACGAGGTTTGAGAAATTCTGCAAAGAGACAATGTATGTTATCACTGGGGCCATACCTTATGAATCTGGAGAGCATGTCATCAGTAAAAGGGTGCAAATACCTGAGTATATGTGGACTGCTTACTGCTGCCCAACTCAACAGAAAGCTAGTTTTTTCCCCACTTATGCTGCAGTGGGAAGAAATGATCCTAACAGTAAAGAGGACattgtggaaaagaaaaacaaaaatggctATGATGTGAAGGAGATGTCCTTGGAAGACCTGGAGAAGATCTTGCAAAAAAGGCTAAACATGTCTGGAATCAgtctatttaaaaataaatgtaagaaataa